CGCCTGCTCGGCGTGGGGCAGGTCGTCGTACGCGACAGCGATCAGGTCGCTCATGTTCCCCCCGGTCGTGTCTCCCGCTGCCGGGCGCGGGAGGATGCGTGCTCGCTGTGTGCGGCGGTTCCCGGCGTGCCGATCACCCGCGCGATATGTCGGGATGCCCCGGAGAGTCCCCAATGCGCGGTCCCTCGCAAACCATGGGTGGGGCTCTCTTGGACCGGGGCGGGGCAAAACGTGGGTTGTGATTGGCGTAAGCCGGCGGCGCCTCGGCGGATTGCCGAAGCAGCCAAGTAGGGGCTGGGCGCGGCGGCCGCGCTCTGGGGCGCCAGTGGACTGGACCAAGCGGGTTCTCGAATGGCCGACGGCCTGGACTCTTCGCTGCCTCACGGCATTGGCGGCGCTGAGATCGGACCTTGGCCTATGCGGTCCCGACCCCGGTTATCCAGATAAGGAGGGCAGTTCTCCACAGGTTGTGGATAACCGAGTGCTCCGGGATGCCGACGAGGAAGCAGTTCACATCGCACCCTGCCACATCGCCCCCGCCGGAGCGGCGATCCTGGCGCTGATCTTTGGTGCGCCGCCGAGCCATGTCATCTGAGAGTCCAGGTGGGGGCTGCCTGCCACGAAGACGTGGGTGGTCAGCGGGGCGTGGCCGTCCGCCCGGACGATGAAATGGATGTGCGCCGGCCGGTAGGGATGGCGGCCGGTGGCCCGCAGAAACCGTCCGACCGGTCCGTCCGTCGGGATCGGGTAATGGCTGGGCAGGACGGTCCGGAATCGGAACCGCCCTTCGGAGTCGGTGTGGAAAAGACCGCGCCCGTTGCCGGCCGGTTGGACCCCGGGCTGCTGGATGTCGTAGAACCCGTTCGCGTCGCACTGCCAGACGTCCACCTCGGCGTGGGGCAGGGGCGTCCCGTCGCTGCTGAGGACCCGGCCCCAACACCGGGAGTGTCGCGGAAACTGTCCTGGACGGCCCTCGTCGCAGTGTGCTCATTGAAGTCCACGGATGCCTCCCTTTCCACAGCCTGTGGAAAACTCTGGCGACGGGGACGTCCTCACTTCCAGCACGGTGCCGGCCGGGCGGCTTGAACCGACTTTCGCGGCCTCTCGGCCCTTGGTGCGCGGACCGCCGTGGATCGTCCTGAGTGCGGTGGCGTGCGCCGCGCCGATGATCGCGATGACGCTTATCATTCCCCACCTCCGCGGTTCGCGCGCGCTTGTCCGACGCGGTCACGCCGCCGGGCGCCAGGCCTTCGCGGGCGTGTAGTCAAACTTGACTAAACGAAGCCCTCTTCCTACGCTCCCGACCATGGGTGAGAAGGCGATTCCGATCTTTCCGTGCCGGTCGATTGAGCTGACCTGGGACTTCTACCGGGCGCTCGGTTTCGAGCAGAGCAGCTGGCAGACGCGTCCCAATCCGTACCTCGGGGTCCGGCGGGACGACGTCGAACTCCACTTCTTCGGGTGGAAGAAACACGAGCCGGCCGCGTCCATGAACATGTGCTACATCAGCACGACGGAGGTGGACGTCCTGTACGAGACGTTTCGCGGCGGGCTCCGTGAGGCTCTCGGCCGGGTCCCGGCCCGGGGACTGCCCCGACTGAGCGCGTTGCGGGACATGTCGTACGGGGTCCGGCAGTTCCTGCTCAGCGACCCGGACGGGCTCCAGCTCCGCATCGGCCAGGCCATCTCGAAGGACACGCGGCACGCGCCCATTCCGGAAGAGAAGGTGGCACGGGCCCTTCACATGGCGAGCCTTCTCGGCGAGTCGAAGGGGGACCACCGCGCCGCCGCGCGGATCCTCGATCGGCTGCTGCGGTCCGATCAGGCGCTGTCCCCGTCCGAGCGGCTCAGAGCCCTGGTCCTGAGCGCCGACGCGGCCTCCCACCTGGAGGAGTGGCCCCGCGTCCGTGCCCTCGCGGCCGAGGCCCGTGCGATCGACCTGCCGGTCTCCGCCGACCTGGGCGACGACCTCCGCCGCCTGGCCGA
The sequence above is a segment of the Actinomadura coerulea genome. Coding sequences within it:
- a CDS encoding bleomycin resistance protein, translating into MGEKAIPIFPCRSIELTWDFYRALGFEQSSWQTRPNPYLGVRRDDVELHFFGWKKHEPAASMNMCYISTTEVDVLYETFRGGLREALGRVPARGLPRLSALRDMSYGVRQFLLSDPDGLQLRIGQAISKDTRHAPIPEEKVARALHMASLLGESKGDHRAAARILDRLLRSDQALSPSERLRALVLSADAASHLEEWPRVRALAAEARAIDLPVSADLGDDLRRLADLEVAVPVDGPTPPTGSTR